A DNA window from Euleptes europaea isolate rEulEur1 chromosome 20, rEulEur1.hap1, whole genome shotgun sequence contains the following coding sequences:
- the PML gene encoding protein PML, which yields MCSVDNPRNCAYSKKLRMRHNPNLSRYSLFLQGMEEEFQFLLCEKCHREPQDPKLLSCLHTLCSECVAESKPVGHCPVCRVPVPRFQDNLLFTHLQANLTTYQQIAAGKGLLCSRCKVEAEFWCSECKEFLCVRCYDAHQWYLKRNSHEAQKISDVKVDSATRFLAGAQKSCILFCSNPAHSNQGLISNIYCRQCCRPLCCSCAVLDGEHSKSYCDISVEIQQRKEELGKMSEELREKEQCYEQTYADLQQRALQLESMWKETQDLIQEKVEEMIRWIRQKGDQLLEGAEKRMHKELQDGQANLRDMERMLGRMRTGKQLVEKMSSFASDQEVMDMHPFIKQSLEELKRERMPMAGQKIQTMNFEEIRTKLWAFCRKVMGIKDGASTSYVPSSAQAHNTTPSITILRKRPLDQCEKSTQASPKMPKHEAHDSQEGETSAGHIQDAAICPPCAHEMSLERDQRVINNSDDADQSFLEVCESEVTSIVISSSDDTDAENMAQFGIRSYQCKVITPLQCASSTEASLNDWPGRRPKTQQQRGELLLVEEEEVFVAT from the exons ATGTGTTCTGTAGACAACCCACGTAATTGTGCCTACAGCAAGAAGCTTCGGATGAGGCATAATCCTAACCTTTCCCGTTACTCCCTTTTCCTGCAGGGGATGGAGGAAGAATTCCAGTTCCTGTTGTGTGAGAAATGCCACAGGGAACCCCAAGACCCCAAGCTCCTCTCCTGCCTCCATACCCTGTGCTCCGAATGCGTCGCGGAATCCAAGCCCGTCGGCCACTGCCCGGTGTGCCGGGTTCCCGTCCCCCGCTTCCAGGACAACCTCCTCTTCACGCACCTGCAGGCCAACTTGACCACTTACCAGCAGATCGCCGCCGGCAAAGGCTTGCTGTGTTCCCGTTGTAAAGTGGAAGCGGAGTTCTGGTGCTCCGAATGCAAGGAGTTCCTCTGCGTGAGGTGCTATGACGCCCATCAGTGGTACTTGAAGCGGAACAGCCACGAGGCCCAGAAGATCAGTGACGTGAAGGTGGATTCGGCCACCAGGTTCCTGGCGGGGGCACAGAAATCGTGCATCCTCTTCTGCTCCAATCCTGCCCACAGTAACCAGGGTCTGATTTCAAA CATCTATTGCCGCCAGTGCTGCAGGCCCCTGTGTTGTTCCTGTGCCGTCTTGGACGGCGAACACTCCAAATCCTACTGTGATATCAGCGTGGAGATCCAGCAGAGGAAAGAGGAGCTGGGGAAGATGAGCGAGGAGCTGCGGGAGAAGGAGCAGTGCTACGAACAGACCTACGCCGACCTCCAGCAGCGGGCCCTGCAGCTGGAGTCGATGTGGAAGGAGACCCAGGACCTGATCCAGGAGAAAGTGGAGGAGATGATCCGGTGGATCCGGCAGAAGGGGGACCAGTTACTGGAGGGCGCGGAGAAGCGCATGCACAAGGAGCTTCAGGACGGCCAGGCAAACCTGCGGGACATGGAGCGCATGCTCGGCCGGATGAGGACCGGCAAGCAGCTGGTGGAGAAGATGAGCAGCTTCGCCTCTGACCAGGAGGTGATGGACATGCACCCGTTCATCAAGCAGTCGCTGGAGGAGCTCAAGAGGGAGAGGATGCCGATGGCGGGGCAGAAGATCCAGACGATGAACTTTGAAGAGATCAGAACGAAACTCTGGGCTTTCTGTAGGAAAGTGATGGGGATTAAAG ATGGGGCCTCCACCAGCTACGTGCCTTCTTCTGCTCAGGCGCACAACACG ACCCCGTCCATAACCATCCTGAGGAAGCGACCTCTGGACCAGTGTGAAAAATCCACCCAGGCCTCTCCCAAGATGCCGAAGCACGAAGCCCATGACAGCCAGGAGGGAGAAACCTCTGCCGGGCACATCCAGGACGCGGCGATTTGCCCTCCGTGCGCCCACGAAATGTCCCTGGAGAGAGACCAGAGAGTCATCAACAACTCGGACGACGCGGACCAATCTTTCCTGGAGGTCTGCGAATCGG AAGTCACCAGTATAGTGATCAGCAGTTCGGACGACACCGATGCTGAGAACATG GCACAATTTGGGATCCGTTCCTATCAATGCAAAGTGATAACCCCTCTGCAATGTGCCTCTTCGACTGAAGCATCCTTAAATGACTGGCCAGGACGAAGGCCGAAAACCCAGCAGCAGAGAGGAGAGCTATTACTGGTGGAGGAAGAAGAGGTGTTTGTAGCGACGTAG
- the LOC130492050 gene encoding immunoglobulin superfamily containing leucine-rich repeat protein 2-like, whose protein sequence is MRGALLLRAWLAAATAYLAGPAAGCPAPCACVDKYAQQFADCAYKDLEAVPAGLPSNVTTLSLSANKIAALRRGSFAEVTQVTSLWLAHNRIGAVEEGTLAILGQLKNLDVSHNQIEAFPWGDLRNLSALQLLKMNNNRMAHLPAAAFRTLRDLRSLRINNNQFPAVEEGTFEPLTSLSHLQIYNNPFDCNCRLMWLKNWTENTLISIPERDSIRCAAPEQLRGLPLARVPYLQCAPPALRLTYHPNLDHTQLYYGFTLALHCQAAGVPQPEVSWRIQASGETLEIPSPGEEGEGNHLPPEGAPGERFRAFANGTLLIPHLSKKEEGTYTCLAANEVGRKQTSVNVAVADAQKDPLGDPQAQPGGGKPADGKPSKNSVMKPEERSKGVPAKPTPGNYHPAGPPDAGAPFQPPHFEKKCGSGQATRYVSNHAFNQSADLKPHSFDLGVIALDVSEREAKVQITPFYTQPEKAHLRMLYLCEERRRGHALVQWSQIEEGVNAYWFQGLSPGTNYSVCMTYVGEDCQVQVVFTTKQEVPSLIIIVVVSIFLLGLATVPLVGATCCHLLSKYQGKTYKLIMKAQNPDQMEKHMAADFDPRTSYLEPEGNYDPSEVGVGEEEGGGRGPEGGGPLEREESAGVGSLPEGGSLPGSQSKTNPEEFEVRSEYSDRLPLGAEAVTISEEINGNYRQPAR, encoded by the coding sequence ATGCGCGGCGCGCTGCTGTTGCGCGCCTGGCTGGCGGCGGCGACGGCCTACCTGGCCGGGCCGGCGGCGGGCTGCCCGGCGCCGTGCGCCTGCGTGGACAAGTACGCGCAGCAGTTCGCCGACTGCGCCTACAAGGACCTGGAAGCGGTGCCGGCGGGGCTGCCGTCTAACGTGACCACCCTCAGCCTGTCGGCCAACAAGATCGCCGCCCTGCGCCGCGGCTCCTTCGCCGAGGTGACGCAGGTGACCTCCCTGTGGCTGGCCCACAACCGGATCGGGGCCGTGGAGGAGGGCACGCTGGCCATCCTGGGGCAGCTGAAGAACCTGGACGTGAGCCACAACCAAATCGAGGCCTTCCCCTGGGGGGACCTGCGCAACCTGAGCGCCCTGCAGCTGCTCAAGATGAACAACAACCGCATGGCCCACCTGCCCGCCGCCGCCTTCCGCACCCTGCGCGACCTGCGCTCCCTGCGCATCAACAACAACCAGTTCCCCGCCGTGGAGGAGGGCACCTTCGAGCCCCTCAcctccctctcccacctgcagaTCTACAACAACCCCTTCGACTGCAACTGCCGGCTGATGTGGCTCAAGAACTGGACCGAGAACACCTTGATCTCCATCCCGGAGCGGGACTCCATCCGCTGCGCCGCCCCGGAGCAGCTGCGGGGCCTCCCGCTGGCCCGCGTCCCCTACCTGCAGTGCGCGCCCCCCGCCCTCCGGCTGACCTACCACCCCAACCTGGACCACACCCAGCTTTACTACGGCTTCACCCTGGCCCTGCACTGCCAAGCGGCCGGCGTGCCCCAGCCGGAGGTCAGCTGGAGGATCCAGGCGTCGGGGGAGACgctggagatccccagccccGGCGAGGAAGGGGAGGGCAACCACCTGCCCCCAGAGGGTGCCCCGGGGGAGCGGTTCCGCGCCTTCGCCAACGGCACCTTGCTGATCCCCCATCTCAGCAAGAAGGAGGAAGGCACCTACACGTGTCTGGCCGCCAACGAGGTGGGCCGGAAGCAGACCTCGGTCAACGTGGCCGTGGCCGACGCCCAGAAGGACCCCCTGGGCGACCCCCAAGCCCAGCCCGGGGGCGGGAAGCCCGCGGACGGCAAGCCCTCCAAGAACAGCGTCATGAAGCCCGAGGAGAGGAGCAAGGGGGTCCCGGCCAAGCCCACCCCCGGGAACTACCACCCGGCCGGCCCCCCGGACGCCGGCGCCCCTTTCCAGCCGCCCCACTTCGAGAAGAAGTGCGGCTCCGGGCAGGCCACCCGCTACGTCTCCAACCACGCCTTCAACCAGAGCGCCGACCTCAAGCCCCACAGCTTCGACCTGGGGGTCATCGCCCTGGACGTCTCGGAGCGAGAGGCCAAGGTGCAGATCACGCCCTTCTACACCCAGCCCGAGAAGGCCCACCTGCGGATGCTCTACCTGTGCGAGGAGCGGCGCCGGGGCCACGCCCTGGTCCAGTGGTCCCAGATCGAGGAAGGCGTCAACGCCTACTGGTTCCAGGGCCTGAGCCCCGGCACCAACTACTCGGTCTGCATGACCTACGTCGGGGAGGACTGCCAGGTCCAGGTGGTCTTCACCACCAAGCAGGAGGTCCCCTCCCTCATCATCATCGTGGTGGTCAGCATCTTCCTCTTGGGCCTGGCCACCGTCCCCTTGGTGGGGGCGACCTGCTGCCACCTCCTCTCCAAGTACCAAGGGAAGACCTACAAGCTCATCATGAAGGCCCAGAACCCGGACCAGATGGAGAAGCACATGGCCGCCGACTTCGACCCCAGGACTTCCTACCTGGAGCCGGAGGGGAACTACGACCCCAGCGAGGTGGGAgtcggggaggaggagggaggagggcgtGGGCCGGAGGGGGGAGGGCCGCTGGAGAGGGAGGAGAGCGCCGGGGTGGGCTCCCTTCCCGAGGGGGGCTCCCTTCCAGGGTCGCAGTCCAAAACCAACCCGGAGGAATTCGAGGTGCGCTCCGAGTACAGCGACCGGCTCCCCCTGGGAGCCGAGGCGGTGACCATCTCCGAAGAGATCAACGGCAACTACCGGCAGCCGGCTCGCTGA